A window from Drosophila kikkawai strain 14028-0561.14 chromosome 2L, DkikHiC1v2, whole genome shotgun sequence encodes these proteins:
- the LOC108079853 gene encoding modular serine protease, whose amino-acid sequence MTWAQLSSYHHQTGFQYPDNNTLWPQHGIRQSVYRKAVVMFDDRSLQLLILLFLAGIACCSASPNATRCGHRCDSGECIELDQLCDGKADCLDASDETKGMCEKVWCPGYGFRCSYGACVANTAVCDGTQDCVDGSDEEGWLCRAQMQQANCDNWELYCSSGQCMPYSKLCNGVKDCPGGDDELDSLCEGVVIPTATARSTTVTTEPKAIINSTTAIRRKPSPLEEVKECVVPQLPNVIVKHFGNAVLYVGSKVPNGTRISYDCPADHFLKGEHENLCFGSTWTEKFPYCETPAAFVFSLVITIFSFLIVVLLFFIWRVRRDNSGRRQREEHIWLVETTTAHPPAQPDIPKA is encoded by the exons ATGACATGGGCACAGCTATCGTCATATCATCATCAAACGGGTTTTCAATACCCCGATAATAATACCCTCTGGCCACAACATGGAATCCGGCAGTCTGTTTACAGAAAGGCAGTAGTAATGTTCGACGATCGTTCTCTCCAGCTGCTGATTCTTCTCTTCCTGGCGGGGATCGCTTGCTGCTCCGCATCGCCAAACGCTACGAGATGCGGCCATCGATGCGACAGCGGTGAATGCATTGAATTGGATCAGCTGTGCGATGGCAAGGCCGACTGTTTGGATGCCTCCGACGAGACGAAGGGCATGTGCGAGAAGGTCTGGTGCCCGGGCTACGGATTCCGCTGCAGCTACGGAGCGTGTGTAGCCAACACGGCCGTGTGCGACGGCACTCAAGACTGTGTGGACGGGTCGGACGAGGAGGGCTGGTTGTGCCGAGCGCAGATGCAGCAGGCCAACTGCGACAACTGGGAGCTGTACTGCTCCTCCGGCCAGTGCATGCCCTACTCTAAGCTTTGCAACGGCGTCAAGGATTGTCCGGGCGGCGACGACGAACTGGACTCACTCTGCGAAGGTGTCGTTATACCGACTGCAACTGCCAGGTCAACTACGGTGACCACTGAACCGAAAGCCATTATCAATTCCACGACGGCCATTAGGCGGAAGCCAAGTCCCCTTGAGGAAGTTAAGGAGTGCGTGGTCCCCCAGCTGCCGAATGTGATAGTTAAGCATTTTGGCAATGCCGTCCTCTATGTAGGCTCAAAGGTACCCAATGGTACTCGTATCTCCTACGACTGTCCGGCGGATCACTTTCTGAAAGGAGAGCACGAGAACCTTTGCTTCGGATCGACGTGGACTGAAAAGTTTCCGTACTGTGAAA CCCCCGCAGCATTCGTCTTTAGCCTTGTGATAACCATTTTCTCCTTCTTGATTGTCGTCTTGCTTTTCTTCATTTGGCGGGTTCGACGGGATAACAGCGGCAGGCGGCAGAGAGAAGAGCACATATGGTTGGTGGAGACCACTACTGCTCATCCACCAGCACAGCCTGACATACCAAAGGCCTAG
- the Echs1 gene encoding probable enoyl-CoA hydratase, mitochondrial, which produces MIIIPLVAASILKNRQDTLITSSWDFRSTNVRSHCPPKPPYCSSAPTPGVTVLPKMANVAKIFASRAQGLLQAAARQPQVAARFSSSSTNTWEYIKTEVAGEGKNVAVITLNRPKALNALCNGLMKELSTALQQFGKDKSIAAIVLTGSEKAFAAGADIKEMLPNTYSQCIQGNFLNDWTEVARTQKPIIAAVNGYALGGGCELAMMCDIIYAGDKAKFGQPEIALGTIPGAGGTQRLTRVVGKSKAMEMCLTGNMIGAQEAEKLGLASKVVPADQLLAEAVKLGEKIGTHSNLIVQLCKESVNTAYETTLQEGLKFERRVFHATFSTADRKEGMTAFAEKRPAKFTNE; this is translated from the exons atgataataatCCCGCTCGTCGCTGCTTCCATTTTGAAAAACCGCCAAGATACACTAATCACTAGCTCTTGGGATTTTCGTTCTACAAACGTGCGTTCACACTGCCCGCCAAAGCCCCCATATTGCTCCAGTGCTCCAACGC CCGGTGTCACAGTCCTCCCGAAAATGGCAAACGTTGCTAAAATCTTCGCCTCCCGTGCCCAGGGTTTGCTGCAGGCAGCTGCCCGGCAGCCACAGGTGGCCGCCCGCTTCAGCAGCTCCT CGACCAACACCTGGGAGTACATCAAGACCGAGGTGGCTGGCGAGGGCAAGAATGTGGCCGTGATCACCCTCAACCGCCCCAAGGCTCTGAACGCCCTCTGCAACGGTCTGATGAAGGAGCTGTCCACTGCCCTGCAGCAGTTCGGCAAGGACAAGAGCATCGCCGCCATTGTCTTGACGGGCAGTGAGAAGGCCTTCGCCGCTGGAGCCGATATCAAGGAGATGTTGCCCAACACTTACTCGCAGTGCATCCAGGGCAACTTCCTCAACGACTGGACCGAGGTGGCCCGCACCCAGAAGCCCATCATTGCGGCCGTCAATGGCTACGCTCTGGGCGGTGGCTGCGAGCTGGCCATGATGTGCGACATCATCTATGCCGGCGACAAGGCCAAGTTCGGCCAGCCCGAGATTGCATTGGGCACCATTCCCGGAGCCGGCGGCACTCAGCGTCTGACCCGCGTGGTTGGAAAGTCCAAGGCCATGGAGATGTGCCTCACCGGCAACATGATCGGCGCACAGGAGGCCGAGAAGCTGGGTCTGGCCAGCAAGGTGGTGCCCGCCGACCAGCTGCTCGCCGAAGCCGTCAAGCTGGGCGAGAAGATCGGCACCCACTCCAACCTGATTGTGCAGCTGTGCAAGGAGTCCGTGAACACCGCCTACGAGACCACACTCCAGGAGGGCCTCAAGTTCGAGCGTCGCGTCTTCCATGCCACTTTCTCAACG GCCGATCGCAAGGAGGGCATGACTGCCTTCGCCGAGAAGCGTCCAGCCAAGTTCACCAACGAGTAA